One genomic region from Athalia rosae chromosome 3, iyAthRosa1.1, whole genome shotgun sequence encodes:
- the LOC105689969 gene encoding tRNA-dihydrouridine(20) synthase [NAD(P)+]-like, with protein sequence MLDYSEKIILAPMVRVGTLPMRLLALDYGADIVYSEELIDWKLLRSIRRENDVLGTVDFIDKTDGTVIFRTCNREKKCVVLQLGTCDAERALKVGKMVEKDIAGLDINMGCPKKFSILGGMGAALLQQPEKAQNILVTLVKGLTIPVTCKIRIFPTIDETYALCKKLVSTGISAIAIHGRTKDERPQHMNHSDIVQAVAKQLTIPVIANGGSKEIEKYSDIFKFKKETGCSSVMIARAAEWNCSIFRKQGLLPIDDVIKAYLKYAIDYDNAPSNTKYCVQNILRELQETPKGKLFLEAQTLEQICSLWEMDDYCRTKRKEYLDRGIQGRFQVIPTSLEDRKGVKRKFEEDDVFVLQCAFLRNSYMHDLELPKSRLLKWTKDNRKNIPIYHTEQEDKLFRSVVLVNGKKYSSSFWEKNKKWAEQGAALVCLCSLGVVDREKLEKDGSIIK encoded by the exons ATGCTTGACtacagtgaaaaaataatcttagCACCGATGGTTCGCGTTGGGACGCTGCCCATGCGGCTTTTGGCCTTGGACTATGGCGCTGATATTGTTTACTCAGAGGAACTCATCGACTGGAAATTGCTGCGCTCTATCCGTCGAGAGAACG ATGTTCTGGGGACAGTTGATTTTATTGATAAAACAGACGGTACAGTCATTTTTCGAACTTGtaatcgtgagaaaaaatgcGTCGTACTGCAGCTTGGAACATGCGATGCTGAAAGAGCGTTGAAAGTGGGTAAAATGGTCGAGAAGGATATTGCTGGGCTCGACATCAATATGGGATGTCCTAAAAAGTTTTCCATACTTGGTGGAATGGGAGCTGCACTACTTCAGCAGCCAGAGAAGGCTCAAAATATATTGGTAACTCTTGTAAAAGGACTAACAATTCCAGTCACGTGTAAGATCAGAATATTCCCAACAATAGACGAAACTTATGCTTTATGCAAGAAACTGGTATCCACTGGAATATCTGCAATTGCTATACATGGAAGAACGAAAGATGAGAGGCCACAGCACATGAATCATTCAGATATTGTACAAGCAGTAGCAAAGCAACTAACAATACCAGTTATTGCAAATGGAGGGTcaaaggaaatagaaaaatattccgatatttttaaatttaaaaaagaaactggGTGCAGCAGTGTCATGATTGCCAGAGCTGCCGAATGGAATTGTTCGATCTTCAGGAAGCAAGGTCTACTCCCAATCGATGATGTCATCAAAGCTTATTTAAAGTATGCTATAGATTATGACAATGCCCCGTCCAATACCAAATATTGTGTACAAAATATTCTCAGAGAACTTCAAGAAACTCCGAAGGGGAAATTGTTTTTGGAGGCCCAAACTCTTGAGCAAATATG CTCCCTTTGGGAAATGGATGACTACTGCcgaacaaaacgaaaagagtATCTGGATCGTGGTATCCAGGGCAGATTTCAGGTAATCCCAACATCTTTGGAAGATAGAAAAGGTGTGAAAAGGAAATTTGAGGAGGATGACGTGTTCGTGTTACAATGCGCTTTTCTAAGAAACAGCTACATGCATGACTTAGAATTACCCAAATCGAGGCTTTTGAAATGGACGAAAgacaacagaaaaaatattcctatCTACCACACAGAACAAGAGGACAAATTATTTCGTTCTGTTGTTTtggtaaatggaaaaaaatacagcTCTTCTTTCTG ggaaaagaataaaaaatgggcGGAACAAGGTGCTGCACTGGTCTGTCTTTGTTCCCTGGGAGTAGTAGACAGGGAAAAGCTCGAAAAAGATGGAAGCATCATAAAGTGA
- the LOC105689991 gene encoding run domain Beclin-1-interacting and cysteine-rich domain-containing protein isoform X1: protein MISSQELHTREQQQLLQYLRSTVEGLLVSQVSNVWNVYGGLNRLHKCMERIFRHGTRVFDSTGEPDCWVFIRGLNWLEPSLAISPSVHESDDYLSNLPTRIGSRKDSLWLYKSLESHSLSQKLAWLLSDKEHLSSCLESWAFLCQETLAEATLICLRAVEKNQPSLLTEIDPSLFLANWDLGRNSPKRHRRSSSYPTNLSYKQWNTVNIENTDSYKDYNVERPDNTSKLTIDDLTVLEKPGAGSKEIKVKINSEPIIKKSELDSPLKVWSSLPTLNENHESFCNSISTLPLSPKKFFIDTEEGTTSPGSSPSYKLANVIKVNYADIQSRSTTSSVDGKPFKKSSPTRKCRKKVKIIHDKQLERKSSDGSSDTLNCEDSGNSLNESLTTSQKAIVLELKHLTKAAKSGSKRNISKRRTSLLPGSVPEFTRSWSVEIGQKDLRTPKKSFMEDGGSSVQPMATGYFPKPLEGQSLTSFLSSAQFSRANAELDRENAHFSISEAMIAAIEQVKCNKQLNLADETIEESDEEINNLKQRIRLRRRQRQEEKFRGAWCRDLLSDGKTDTTTTDQSVSPLSTSPGTTSDSTSTDDVFNTGVSMSMEVLFEEAAADTMIIPRYGTETTLTESIVSAESVALSLIRRFSERQLPRASELEWLVSEQDAPQQLLPLPTSWPISPDEAENEDMTQATALRGTIEWAPPRPQIIFTTQPPPVRKILMAKQNYRCAGCGMKVAVEYANRFRYCEYLGRYFCTGCHTNQLTLIPGKVLSKWDFNRYPVSNFSYRLLDQMMADPLFQVDDLNSTLYRRIKLLEKTRILRTQLFYLKDLLFTCRFAEELQETLQKEPIYMLNDPHVYAIQDFVQVKTGVLPNRLKDLVQDSCNHVMQCELCLARGFVCELCSSKEIIFPWQLIKVTRCDQCGACFHTQCKHKSSKKECPRCKRLQARRTSMEKSS from the exons ATGATCTCTTCTCAAGAGCTACACACAAGAGAACAGCAGCAGCTCCTGCAATATCTGAGATCTACTGTTGAAGGACTTTTAGTTAGCCAAGTTTCCAATGTTTGGAATGTATACGGAGGACTCAATCGACTGCACAAATgcatggaaagaatattcagGCATGGAACCAGAGTCTTTGATTCAACA GGAGAACCAGACTGCTGGGTCTTTATTCGAGGACTGAATTGGCTTGAACCATCCCTTGCTATCTCACCATCTGTACATGAGTCTGACGACTATCTTTCCAATCTACCCACAAGGATAGGTTCTCGAAAAGATTCGTTATGGCTGTATAAAAG CTTGGAGAGTCATTCCCTTTCCCAGAAGCTCGCGTGGCTTCTGTCAGACAAGGAACATCTATCATCCTGCCTAGAATCTTGGGCTTTTTTGTGTCAAGAAACGCTTGCTGAAGCTACACTGATCTGTCTCAGAGCTGTAGAAAAGAATCAACCCTCATTACTTACAGAAATTGATCCTTCATTA TTTCTAGCAAATTGGGATTTAGGTAGGAACAGTCCTAAGAGACATCGAAGGTCTTCGTCATACCCCACAAACCTTTCATATAAGCAATGGAATACTGTGAATATAGAGAATACGGATAGTTACAAAGACTACAACGTAGAGAGACCTGATAATACATCTAAATTAACGATAGATGATCTGACAGTATTAGAGAAGCCAGGTGCTGGTTCTAaggaaataaaagtgaaaatcaattcagagccaattataaaaaaaagcgaacTTGACTCACCTCTGAAAGTATGGAGTAGTCTACCTACATTAAATGAGAACCACGAGAGTTTTTGTAACTCGATTTCTACTCTACctttgagtccgaaaaagttttttatcGACACCGAAGAAGGAACCACTTCACCTGGCTCTAGTCCATCATATAAACTAGCCAATGTAATCAAAGTTAACTATGCTGACATACAATCTAGAAGTACGACATCCAGCGTCGATGGGAAACCATTTAAAAAAAGTAGCCCTACGAGAAAATGTCGcaagaaagtgaaaattatacacGATAAACAGCTAGAAAGAAAGTCAAGTGACGGAAGTTCGGATACTCTAAACTGCGAGGACTCTGGGAATAGTCTGAATGAGTCGCTAACCACTTCACAGAAAGCAATAGTTTTGGAATTAAAACATTTGACCAAGGCGGCTAAAAGCGGATCAAAGAGAAATATTAGTAAAAGAAGAACATCACTGCTGCCGGGATCTGTTCCAGAATTTACGAGATCATGGAGCGTTGAGATCGGTCAGAAAGATCTCAGAACACCAAAGAAAAGCTTCATGGAGGATGGTGGCAGTAGCGTTCAGCCAATGGCTACAGGATACTTCCCAAAGCCTCTCGAGGGTCAAAGCCTCACCAGTTTTCTGTCTTCTGCTCAGTTTTCCAGGGCTAATGCTGAGCTAGATAGGGAAAATGCACACTTCAGTATCTCTGAGGCCATGATTGCAGCTATTGAGCAG GTCAAATGTAACAAACAGCTGAATTTGGCAGATGAAACGATAGAAGAAAGTGACGAAGAAATTAATAATCTGAAACAACGGATCCGTTTGCGGCGCCGTCAAAGACAAGAGGAGAAATTCAGGGGAGCATGGTGTCGTGATCTTCTGAGTGATGGAAAGACAGATA ctaCTACCACGGATCAGAGTGTTAGTCCGTTATCCACTTCACCAGGGACAACTTCTGACAGTACTTCAACAGACGACGTTTTCAATACTG GTGTCTCTATGTCAATGGAAGTATTATTTGAAGAAGCAGCTGCTGACACGATGATCATACCGAGATATGGCACAGAGACTACCCTCACGGAAAGCATTGTATCTGCCGAAAGCGTAGCTTTATCATTAATAAGACGATTTAGCGAAAGACAATTACCTAGGGCTAGCGAATTAGAATGGCTCGTCTCTGAGCAAGATGCTCCACAACAG CTCCTACCTTTGCCTACAAGTTGGCCTATCAGCCCTGACGAAGCTGAGAATGAGGATATGACGCAGGCAACTGCTTTACGTGGAACAATAGAATGGGCACCACCCAGacctcaaataattttcaccacGCAACCACCACCGGT GAGAAAGATACTTATGGCCAAGCAAAACTATAGGTGTGCTGGATGTGGCATGAAAGTTGCTGTAGAATATGCAAATAGATTTCGATATTGTGAATATTTGGGAAGGTATTTTTGTACAGGATGTCACACCAACCAGCTCACTTTGATACCTGGAAAAGTTCTCTCGAAATGGGATTTTAACAG GTACCCTGTTTCAAATTTCTCCTACCGATTATTGGATCAAATGATGGCGGATCCCTTATTTCAAGTAGATGACTTGAATTCAACGCTTTATAGACGTATAAAACTATTAGAAAAAACAAGGATATTACGAACGCAACTATTTTACCTGAAAGATCTCTTATTCACCTGTAGATTTGCTGAAGA attGCAAGAAACTTTACAGAAAGAACCGATATACATGTTAAATGATCCCCATGTATACGCTATTCAAGATTTTGTACAAGTTAAAACTGGAGTGTTGCCTAACAGATTGAAGGATTTAGTACAGGATAGTTGTAACCACGTTATGCAATGTGAA CTCTGTTTAGCCCGTGGATTTGTGTGTGAATTGTGTTCCTCaaaggaaataatttttccctgGCAACTGATAAAGGTAACCAGATGCGATCAATGCGGAGCATGTTTTCACACTCAGTGTAAACATAAATCAAGCAAAAAGGAATGTCCCAGATGTAAACGATTACAAGCTAGGCGAACATCTATGGAAAAATCCTCTTGA
- the LOC105689991 gene encoding run domain Beclin-1-interacting and cysteine-rich domain-containing protein isoform X2: MYSLESHSLSQKLAWLLSDKEHLSSCLESWAFLCQETLAEATLICLRAVEKNQPSLLTEIDPSLFLANWDLGRNSPKRHRRSSSYPTNLSYKQWNTVNIENTDSYKDYNVERPDNTSKLTIDDLTVLEKPGAGSKEIKVKINSEPIIKKSELDSPLKVWSSLPTLNENHESFCNSISTLPLSPKKFFIDTEEGTTSPGSSPSYKLANVIKVNYADIQSRSTTSSVDGKPFKKSSPTRKCRKKVKIIHDKQLERKSSDGSSDTLNCEDSGNSLNESLTTSQKAIVLELKHLTKAAKSGSKRNISKRRTSLLPGSVPEFTRSWSVEIGQKDLRTPKKSFMEDGGSSVQPMATGYFPKPLEGQSLTSFLSSAQFSRANAELDRENAHFSISEAMIAAIEQVKCNKQLNLADETIEESDEEINNLKQRIRLRRRQRQEEKFRGAWCRDLLSDGKTDTTTTDQSVSPLSTSPGTTSDSTSTDDVFNTGVSMSMEVLFEEAAADTMIIPRYGTETTLTESIVSAESVALSLIRRFSERQLPRASELEWLVSEQDAPQQLLPLPTSWPISPDEAENEDMTQATALRGTIEWAPPRPQIIFTTQPPPVRKILMAKQNYRCAGCGMKVAVEYANRFRYCEYLGRYFCTGCHTNQLTLIPGKVLSKWDFNRYPVSNFSYRLLDQMMADPLFQVDDLNSTLYRRIKLLEKTRILRTQLFYLKDLLFTCRFAEELQETLQKEPIYMLNDPHVYAIQDFVQVKTGVLPNRLKDLVQDSCNHVMQCELCLARGFVCELCSSKEIIFPWQLIKVTRCDQCGACFHTQCKHKSSKKECPRCKRLQARRTSMEKSS; encoded by the exons atgTACAGCTTGGAGAGTCATTCCCTTTCCCAGAAGCTCGCGTGGCTTCTGTCAGACAAGGAACATCTATCATCCTGCCTAGAATCTTGGGCTTTTTTGTGTCAAGAAACGCTTGCTGAAGCTACACTGATCTGTCTCAGAGCTGTAGAAAAGAATCAACCCTCATTACTTACAGAAATTGATCCTTCATTA TTTCTAGCAAATTGGGATTTAGGTAGGAACAGTCCTAAGAGACATCGAAGGTCTTCGTCATACCCCACAAACCTTTCATATAAGCAATGGAATACTGTGAATATAGAGAATACGGATAGTTACAAAGACTACAACGTAGAGAGACCTGATAATACATCTAAATTAACGATAGATGATCTGACAGTATTAGAGAAGCCAGGTGCTGGTTCTAaggaaataaaagtgaaaatcaattcagagccaattataaaaaaaagcgaacTTGACTCACCTCTGAAAGTATGGAGTAGTCTACCTACATTAAATGAGAACCACGAGAGTTTTTGTAACTCGATTTCTACTCTACctttgagtccgaaaaagttttttatcGACACCGAAGAAGGAACCACTTCACCTGGCTCTAGTCCATCATATAAACTAGCCAATGTAATCAAAGTTAACTATGCTGACATACAATCTAGAAGTACGACATCCAGCGTCGATGGGAAACCATTTAAAAAAAGTAGCCCTACGAGAAAATGTCGcaagaaagtgaaaattatacacGATAAACAGCTAGAAAGAAAGTCAAGTGACGGAAGTTCGGATACTCTAAACTGCGAGGACTCTGGGAATAGTCTGAATGAGTCGCTAACCACTTCACAGAAAGCAATAGTTTTGGAATTAAAACATTTGACCAAGGCGGCTAAAAGCGGATCAAAGAGAAATATTAGTAAAAGAAGAACATCACTGCTGCCGGGATCTGTTCCAGAATTTACGAGATCATGGAGCGTTGAGATCGGTCAGAAAGATCTCAGAACACCAAAGAAAAGCTTCATGGAGGATGGTGGCAGTAGCGTTCAGCCAATGGCTACAGGATACTTCCCAAAGCCTCTCGAGGGTCAAAGCCTCACCAGTTTTCTGTCTTCTGCTCAGTTTTCCAGGGCTAATGCTGAGCTAGATAGGGAAAATGCACACTTCAGTATCTCTGAGGCCATGATTGCAGCTATTGAGCAG GTCAAATGTAACAAACAGCTGAATTTGGCAGATGAAACGATAGAAGAAAGTGACGAAGAAATTAATAATCTGAAACAACGGATCCGTTTGCGGCGCCGTCAAAGACAAGAGGAGAAATTCAGGGGAGCATGGTGTCGTGATCTTCTGAGTGATGGAAAGACAGATA ctaCTACCACGGATCAGAGTGTTAGTCCGTTATCCACTTCACCAGGGACAACTTCTGACAGTACTTCAACAGACGACGTTTTCAATACTG GTGTCTCTATGTCAATGGAAGTATTATTTGAAGAAGCAGCTGCTGACACGATGATCATACCGAGATATGGCACAGAGACTACCCTCACGGAAAGCATTGTATCTGCCGAAAGCGTAGCTTTATCATTAATAAGACGATTTAGCGAAAGACAATTACCTAGGGCTAGCGAATTAGAATGGCTCGTCTCTGAGCAAGATGCTCCACAACAG CTCCTACCTTTGCCTACAAGTTGGCCTATCAGCCCTGACGAAGCTGAGAATGAGGATATGACGCAGGCAACTGCTTTACGTGGAACAATAGAATGGGCACCACCCAGacctcaaataattttcaccacGCAACCACCACCGGT GAGAAAGATACTTATGGCCAAGCAAAACTATAGGTGTGCTGGATGTGGCATGAAAGTTGCTGTAGAATATGCAAATAGATTTCGATATTGTGAATATTTGGGAAGGTATTTTTGTACAGGATGTCACACCAACCAGCTCACTTTGATACCTGGAAAAGTTCTCTCGAAATGGGATTTTAACAG GTACCCTGTTTCAAATTTCTCCTACCGATTATTGGATCAAATGATGGCGGATCCCTTATTTCAAGTAGATGACTTGAATTCAACGCTTTATAGACGTATAAAACTATTAGAAAAAACAAGGATATTACGAACGCAACTATTTTACCTGAAAGATCTCTTATTCACCTGTAGATTTGCTGAAGA attGCAAGAAACTTTACAGAAAGAACCGATATACATGTTAAATGATCCCCATGTATACGCTATTCAAGATTTTGTACAAGTTAAAACTGGAGTGTTGCCTAACAGATTGAAGGATTTAGTACAGGATAGTTGTAACCACGTTATGCAATGTGAA CTCTGTTTAGCCCGTGGATTTGTGTGTGAATTGTGTTCCTCaaaggaaataatttttccctgGCAACTGATAAAGGTAACCAGATGCGATCAATGCGGAGCATGTTTTCACACTCAGTGTAAACATAAATCAAGCAAAAAGGAATGTCCCAGATGTAAACGATTACAAGCTAGGCGAACATCTATGGAAAAATCCTCTTGA